A window of Rhododendron vialii isolate Sample 1 chromosome 11a, ASM3025357v1 genomic DNA:
TCTAGAAGAACCAAAAGAACCCAAGTATGAGCTTGTATTTTTGTTCGTGTTATATCCGCAAATTGAGCTTGAACTTTTTTCGTAAGGTttgttaaaatttcaaattaatcTCAAACAAGCTGTTACTCGACTAATTTGTTTGGTTTACGATATatctaaaattcaaattatGTTAGATGGACTAACTCGTTCGGTCTATGATATATCAAAAATTCTAATTATGCGAGATCAACCCGGGTTTGGCTCGATAAAAAATTTGTTCGAGTCTAGATAGACTAGCCTCAAGTCAAGTTTTTTTACGAATGGTCCCCAATGTATTagcaaaatttcaatttggtccccaatttACAAATTGCATCTATTGCATCCCAGCGTTTACAATGTGTATTTAAATGGTCCCTGAGACTAACTCCGTATGTGTTCACCGTTAAACACAAAGGGCATTTTCTACAATTCATCTTAACTAACATCACCCCACAACTTCGGCCCCGTTCTGATTTAaccccttaaaaaaataagtctgTATTTACAATTtccaagcttaaaaataatagacttattgaaataaaaaatacacattatgaattttgtttgataaatctcaatgaaaaaataagtctgtatttgtaattttcaaacttaaaaataataaatttattgaaataaaaaatacacattatgaattttgtttgatacaTCTGATCTAtcaaatcctaaaaaaaaaattattttcgtaaatttattgtttttaaatttgaaaacaaatcCTTATTTTTGTAAGTCTTTATTTGAGAATCTTGAAGGGAGGctttcatcatcatcctcaaaACCTACCCCTATCAAACTCTTCAAACCCACCCAACCCACCCAACCCACCGTAGCCCTGTCAAACTCTTCAAAACAAACATCCCCCGCTCATATCCTCAAATGCTCAAACAAACTCTCCCTAATCCTACTGTCCCGCAAACTCCCTCATCGCACCACGGCGTGTTGTCGCACACCATCGCCGCCTTTTCTCGTTGAATCCCCGCTCCGACCCGCGCCCCCCCAGTGGGATTTTCAACGCCTAGTCTTCTAGACCTTCGAAACTATTTGGGTTTTTCCAGATCAGTCTCGATTGACGACTGCGTCGGCGCCGAGTCGGGAAGGACGAGTAAAGCCGAGAGGAGCTCTCAGGGTAGATTTCGCTCGGTAGATTGCTTTGATGATGGTGTTGATTGTTTTGGGGGGTGgttgttgattttgttcttgATCCTCCACCTAGTGAGGAAAACCCAGCCATTTTTCAAAGTTAAACCTCTGGTACCGACTAACCTCAGTCCATTacccagaaaaagaaaagcaagctACTGTTGAGCTAGCTATATCCCTAGTTTGGTTAATTGGTACCCGGAGCTGAAATTATGGGTCTTGTTGAACTCATTTCTGTAACTAGCTAGGCTTGGATCGTTCATAGGGGGAATGGTTATTTAATGAGGGTGCGTGGTTTGCTGCCACATTGCTAGTTTTATattaaaagcatgattaattaCCTACTCGACTAGTTCGGCTATCACCTATAGGCAGCAGCAGCACTAGTTTGCGGCGAATCGCACTTCTCTCTTCTCAAAGAAGACATCCATTTGTGACATCGGAAAAACCAGACAGTTCTTCCGGTATTTCTTCGTTTCCCTATCTTCTCCTCTAATTGCTCTCGTATATTTTCCCTTTCAATCTCAGTAGAGCACCTCTTtggtttttgcttttatttttggcaGCAAATGAAGCGATCATTAATCAATCCAATTACCCAAATTCTTCCAACACCAACAAACTCCTTATTAAATTCTAAACCAATCCTCAGTCCCATTTTCACATCAAAGTTCTCGTTTTCTTCGTGGTCACCATCATCAAATTCATCTCTTCAAACCCAAACAACTTCTCTGACCAAATCAATCTCAAACCCACTTTACAGTTTCCTCCCTcccacccaaaaccctaacaacATAGTTGATCTCATTTCCTCAAATCTTAAACAGCATAATACCCATATTTCTATTGCCCACAATGATTTACAGGGGCTTGTTCCTCACCTGGGTCCCAATGAAATCTCAAGGGTTTTATTGAGATGCCAATCTGATTCTTCAGCAGCTCTCACTTTCTTCAACTGGGTGAAAAATGACCTGGGTCTTGAACCCTCGACCCGTCATTACTGTATTATTGTTCACATTTTGGCATGGTCTCTGAACTTTTCGAAGGCAATGACGCTGTTGTCTGAGTTAGTTGAGTTGAATAGAGGGCTTGATGTTGATGTTTTTCGAAGCTTGGTTGTGTGTGTGGATGAGTGCAATTGGGTCCCGGTCACCTTTGATATGCTTGTTAAGGCTTATGTGAAAGCGGGTATGGTTCAAGAAGGTTTGAAAGCTTTTCGGGAGATGGTGAAGCTTGGATTTGTTCCTAATGTAGTTGCTTTGAATCGTCTTTTGGATGGACTGTTGAAGTCGAATTGTACTGATGAGTGTTGGGAGATCTATGAGGAAATGGGGAGAATTGGGATACACCCGAATACACATACTTTTAATATATTGACTCATGTCTTCTGTAAAGGTGGAGATGTGGACAAGGTGAATGATTTCTTGGAGAAGATTGAAGAAGAAGGGTTTGATCCTGATATTGTGACGTATAATACGTTGATTGATAGTTATTGTAAGAAGGGAAGGTTGAAAGACGCGTTTTATTTGTATAAGATTATGTATAGAAGGGGTGTGTTGCCGGATCTGGTTTCGTATACTGCCTTGATGAATGGACTTTGTAAAGAAGGCAAAGTGAGACAGGCTCATCAGTTGTTACATAGGATGGTTCATAGAGGATTGACTCCAGATTTAATGACATATAATACTCTTATATGTGGTTATAGCAAGGAGGGAATGATGCACGAATCTAGGTCATTGTTGCTTGAAATGGTTGGAAACAGGATTTGCCCCGACGATTTTACCAGTTGGATTCTCGTAGAAGGATATGCAAAAGAGGGTAGGTTGCTTTCTGCTCTGAATGTGATTGTGGAACTTCAAAGATTTGGGGTTTCAGTCTGTCGAGATATTTTTGATTACCTAATTGTTGCTTTGTGTAAGGAGAATCGGCCGTATGCGGCGAAGGAACTTCTGGAGAGAATGTCTCAATCTGGTCATGAGCCTAAAGACGAAATCTACAATGAGTTGATCTATTCTCTATGCATGTGCAATTTTGTTGAGGAGGCTTTACTATTGAAAGCTGAGATGGTTTGTAAGGATATGAAACCAAACTTAATTGCATATAAAGCTCTTATAAGCTGCTTGTGTAGATCAGATAGAAGTGTGGAGGGTGAGTTGTTAATGAGTGAAATGGTTGACTGTGGAATGAATCCAGATATTCAAATTTGCAGAGTTTTGGTATATGGGTTGTGCAAGGAAAGGAAACTCGATAAAGCAGAATCTCTAGTTGGTTTAATTGCCAAGGAATTTCAAATTTATGACACAGAATGTTGTAATGCGCTCCTCAAGGTTTTGTGTGAGGCCGGTGATGTTGGTAAGTTGATGGAGCTTCAGGATAGGATGCTGAAAGTAGGCTTTACCCCCAACAGCCAGACGTTCAAATATGTGATACATGGATTCTGTAAATCTAAGACATCAGAAAAGTGCATGATTCATGGGGAATGAAGAGAAGAAGGGAACAAGGATCAGAAGTTTGTTTCGGTTATGTTGTTTTGGTcgttaagaaaagaaaatgtttcGTACACATATTGGAAATGTTTTGAGATCACTCCAAATACGTAAGTTGCTGTTTTAAAAGGAATACTTCTCGGGTTAAGGTAAACTTTTGGCCATTGAGCTAGAAGATGAAGAGTCCAGTGACTCCGAACATTTCCAACTCATTTGTCTTTCACAACACATTGTTGAGCTGAGATGGCATTTGCAAATGGTTAATGCGGGCAACCCCCGGGGATTGCGGCAGTTGTAGTGACCCGGCAACCGGGGCCTCAAGAGGCCTTGGGCCGAGGGTTCGACTCCCACCCGCATGCTATGTGGTCATGGTCCTATTTAATACAAGGATTTTATATAGAGGTCAAGTATACCAAACTTTTGCTAAGTTACATTATATGTAGGGCTTAATATTTTTCCTTTGATTCTTCACTTTCATATTTTCCAGGATCAACCTTCACTATCAAGTTGTTTctgtttgaattttggttctAATGATGGAACCAGTATcaacaatatgcacaatgtgcCAAAGATGTGAGCTTCTCAGCTGAGAGAATATGCTCTGTGGATTGTAGAAAGACGAAAGTCTTCGCTACCTATCTCTCAGTCTCAAGAGATCTTCCTTGCAGGTAAATGCTAGCAGTTCTTTAACAGAAGTTTTCGTTTGCAACAGGTggatagaattttttttttctgtgatttttgtttttggagtacTTGAGTTAATTTGCATCATACTAACTCTATCTTGTTATTTGGTATGTAGAAATGCCTTTGTTACTAAGTGCAATTGCTAGCGTTTTGGTCATGCACGATAAACTGGGGAGTTCAGCTGTAGATCTCTTGGCTGTTGTCAGCATTATGGATCCTAAGCTCGGAGTTCCATTGTTGCTAACAGTTTTGTACTACAATAACATATTGTCTGGTAaagagtggtaatgagtggagagttGCTAacagttttgtttggtttaagttttagaaagttatttttgagagttgagtggtaatgagtggagagagatagaaagagaaatttattgaaaattgtgccgAGAGTTGAAAGTTACTCTCAAAGTTGGGAACCAAGCGGAGTGAATGATAGTAGCTTCCATAAAATGTTGCTAAGGTTTTAACACATTCTTTGTGTACTAATGATTTCGTGCTAACTTTTGAAGAAATTTTCACTTGTTAATGAAATTGGAAGTCTTTTTCTGCAAACTGTGCTGCAGCTAAAACTTTTGGGGATGCTTCCTTCACTTGCTTCACATCCTCTGATGATACCGCTCATAGTTCAGACTATTTTGCCCATGCTTCAAAAGGATGCAAAACCGTAGGTTACTCATGTCAATCAACTCtgtgtgtataattttttttttcgcttaTTGTGCATATACTCTTCTGATGCTGCTGTGTTGGCATTGTCGTTTCATTTTGCTGTAAATATGTTGTCAATTTGTATTCTGTTAGCCATTTATAGGATTCTGATGGTATGGCACTATGACTAGTAGTTATTATGCTTGGAGTGGTTTCCAAACAAGGTTTCGAGAATGTTCCCATTACACAGTGAAATGCTTGGAGCACACGGTGGGAACATGGTATACAGTAAACCTCTGTTTGAAAGTAATTGTAGCAATCGAAACGTTGTTTCTTATATATTTCTTTCGTGTTTTCAGTAAGAAGATTAAAAAGCAAATAAGAAATCAGTAAAATTGGAACTTGAATAAACTAGAACCTGGAAAGAATGGAGTTTTGGTAGGAGACTAGAGCAACTACAACTCATGTTTTACAGCTTGTGTTCTATATGATGCATATTACTTATTgtgtctctttctttcttttttttggtcaaacggaattaTTTATTGTGTCTCTTTAATTGTGAACAAGAGTTACTGATTTGTTAGCATTCCACAAGGCGACACAAAATGGTAGGCAAAGGGCCAGCAAGCCTAAGCAATAGACTTGCAAGCTTGTGGGAAGAAGTACTTGTGTTGCTGACTATTCCTTGATATAGACGTCCAGCCATTTGGTGATTGCAGGAATCATAATGGCTGTTAAACCCTTATaatcacaaaaggaaataaTAACAAGACTATTTACTAGACCGAAGGAGAACGCTAAGGTAATTATTGTAGCCAAGGTTGTGAGGCAAAGTGTGGCTAGATTCTTCCATAAGCGCGGTATCAGTTTATGGGTGTTGTGGAAACATGACTTCCAGACTGCATAAGGCAACTTTTGCACCTCAGTTCTGGAATGTCTTAGGAACTTGAGATGCACACCAAGGTTCATGTATGAGTCGTCATTGTTATACTGGAGCGGCGTGAGACACTTTCCCACCTGAACGGTCGTGTATTATATGATCTTATTGTTGCAAGAGGTGTGACCTGAACCTGCACAAGTAGTGCCATTGTGCAAACTTCAGTGGGGCCCTCAAGAGTACTGGTTTGCAACTGTTGTGACAGGCACTGTTATGAATGAGTAACATTTGCTTTTGTATGGGAAGGctgatctctttctttttgcATTATTGCTGAACTAAATCGGCTTCACATCATTGAATTCTTTCCGGACTAAATGCAAACCCTCTGTGTTATTTGTAAGGTATATCTATTCGTTTCATAATGCTTTGGATGTAGGAAACTGCATAAAAATTCAAGCCAGTCAAGAGTCGGCTATCTAATTGACTTTTGCATTTTGCAAATGACTGTTTGGCATGGAAAACAGTGGACTTTAATGTTATGAATTGTCTGCCTCTCTACTCTTTTGGAATTGCACTTTGGTCTcaaattttttatgatttcagtACGATGAATTTATTTCGTTGGTAAACACGTTATAGCTAATATCTTGTGAAGCTTATATATATTAGTTGGACTTTTGTCTTACTTTTCCAAGAATTCCTTCTTTTTGTAAAGATTCCATTACAAATCCTTCTTTTTGTGGATTGTTTTGGCCTTGATTTCTCAAACTTGTACGACTTATTTTAAAGAGCTATCAAAACCAGTCCTGTAATATTATATAGATGGACAATGAATGAGAAGATGAAGTACTTCCAATTGAATGAGATTGATTCAACCCTCAAAAGATAAATATCTTTTATCCAGCttgatataatttcaaaaattcagaCATGTTCAGATCAATGTCGATATTTTGCAGAATGCCAAAGAATGTGTGCTATGAGGGAGTACACGGTCAGGGATGTTTCAAGGTCTATTGATATTTCTTCCCATGATTTGTTATGACGGGATTTCGCAGTTCTCTCCCCTATTTAGCAGGAGAGAAGAGAAGTTTTGATAagagaaaatagaggaaaagGAGAGCAGAGACACTAAAAGGATTTGATTCACTTTCTTTGTCTGAGAAGAAAAGTGAGAGTCGCTCAGAAAGATATCTAAAGCCACCTTTAgtgcttctacttcttcttttttcacatCCCAATTGCCTCTCAAAGTATCCCTCCATTTCACTTATTGTAGTCATGGATAGTTTCTGTTGTGAAAGGAGAAGTTTCTATAACATTTCCTCCCCATACTTTCCCTGAAAGGAAGGAGTTATTATTGTTATCCTATCCTCTTCTCTCGCCTCCTAATGACAGAACCTACAGGTAAGCTTTTGGGTTATTCTCGAGGAAAGGTTATTTTTTAGGTGTTGCTTTGCAGTTTCTGAATGATGTAGGGGAAGAAATTCATAATGAAGATATGATTCTGATTTTCTGGGGATTATTACACGAGCTAAAAGCGTTGGATATTGAAtttgttagtttagtttagttttggagatgtcaagcaGAAGCAGGTTTTTAAGGAACAAGCGAGCTTTTTTCTATGTTTGTTTTCAGTTCTGCTTATTTTGTGGAGGGAACTTCTTTCCCaccctcttcctcctccaatcgtgtctttaacaaaaataaacttatcaAGCATGGGACTATCAAAGTACATGACATGTACTGTACTGTAAGCAAATCGCCATTGCAAAAATTTTACAATCGATGGTTGTGCTTTTAGGTTGCATCTTGTAGCAGAAGCACCCTTGTAAAAGGAGCTTGTGGAGTTGGATTGGGCTTTTCATGTCAGGATCTTCTTACCAGGTTTGAAGCTTCTGACAACTCCAACTTGGGAAAAGAAACGTGCAAGATCCAAGAAGTAGAAATACTAGGAAGAATTGTCAGGGTCTTATCTCAGATAATGTGCAAGTTATCTCCATCTTTGGTTGATCTTTTAGAAAGTGTATCTGTTTGTTTCCCACTGGCTACAGATGATACTGATCCATATTTAACAGCTGAATCGCTGGATGATAACTGTAGTGGTTTAGAGGAAGATATATGGGGTATTGCAGGGCTTGTCCTTGGTCTGGGGAGTTCTATTGGTGCTATATACAGGTCTGGGGCTCATCATGTTCATAAGATTAAAGCCTTCATCATATCATGGATTTCGAATTCTAATCCTTTAGTACAAAACTCTTTTGGCAGTGAAGCTTTGGATATAGTACTCTCTGTGGGATCTTGTCTCGCACTTCTCTCTGTAGTGGCATTTTTTTCCAGAGAGTGGAATTAATAAACAATACTGAACTCAACCAACTTGACTTGTGTATAAAATCTTCTGCTTTCAACATTTATTACTGAAAGacttattttacttttaaactAGACAAATGACCGCTATGAGTTCCCTCTACAACTAGATCTTGATGTAGAGAATGGAAAATATTTGTCGCCTGATGCAGATAGGACCGTTCGCAACTTGTATACTCTTCACTGGTATTTTCAGAAATGACTCAATGCACTATGAAGATTTTATTTGGAGATGTCAGGTTGCTTTTTAAATTCACTATCTAATAATCTTCTAATATGTCATATCATGGAGTGACTTAAAAGATGGCATGCACCTTATTTCTAACGTAGCTTATGCTTACCAAATGAAGCTCCCTTCCACCTTGTTTGGTGGGGAAGTGGCCAAAGTTATGATCATTGGATTTCCCTTGCTGGAAATAGTTTGGATAAGTTGCATCTTTGTACTATATTGGCCACGTATGTCAATCATATACTAGAACTCTGGCATTTTAACCCCTCATCCCAgccaaaaaattagaattaatAAAGATGTATCTTTTTGTTTCCAAGTATCAGTGGAGATTGCTTTATAATTCCTATTTGGGCTTTGTGTAATTCCACCCTCCAAATAGATGGTATTGTCCTGTGCCATCATTAGATTATGCAATCGGTATTCTGTTGTTGTCAAGTCATTGATGGCACATCATTAGATTATGCAATTGgtaccggccatgaaccacaaaaCCAAAGCTCGTAGAtcatgcagcctaaaaagaaatttaattaaaactCTCAAGCCTCCAAAAtgacaattattattattattttttattcagaacATTCCCAACCAATAACTTAAACCAACTGGATCCAATCAAAAGCATGAGGAAtaaacatcccatgaaccaatcAATATCTATgaaacaacaataataaagaGGATCCAAATATTAgacaaaaatgttttcaaatgtggaagcaataaaaaaaatactaagctaggatgagacaccctaaggaggtcaacaaacgGAATCCCCGAaatgccgccagagtccttgcctaacttCCCAACTTGCAGTGTTGTTGTCAAGT
This region includes:
- the LOC131308825 gene encoding pentatricopeptide repeat-containing protein At5g40400-like, whose translation is MKRSLINPITQILPTPTNSLLNSKPILSPIFTSKFSFSSWSPSSNSSLQTQTTSLTKSISNPLYSFLPPTQNPNNIVDLISSNLKQHNTHISIAHNDLQGLVPHLGPNEISRVLLRCQSDSSAALTFFNWVKNDLGLEPSTRHYCIIVHILAWSLNFSKAMTLLSELVELNRGLDVDVFRSLVVCVDECNWVPVTFDMLVKAYVKAGMVQEGLKAFREMVKLGFVPNVVALNRLLDGLLKSNCTDECWEIYEEMGRIGIHPNTHTFNILTHVFCKGGDVDKVNDFLEKIEEEGFDPDIVTYNTLIDSYCKKGRLKDAFYLYKIMYRRGVLPDLVSYTALMNGLCKEGKVRQAHQLLHRMVHRGLTPDLMTYNTLICGYSKEGMMHESRSLLLEMVGNRICPDDFTSWILVEGYAKEGRLLSALNVIVELQRFGVSVCRDIFDYLIVALCKENRPYAAKELLERMSQSGHEPKDEIYNELIYSLCMCNFVEEALLLKAEMVCKDMKPNLIAYKALISCLCRSDRSVEGELLMSEMVDCGMNPDIQICRVLVYGLCKERKLDKAESLVGLIAKEFQIYDTECCNALLKVLCEAGDVGKLMELQDRMLKVGFTPNSQTFKYVIHGFCKSKTSEKCMIHGE